In Streptomyces capitiformicae, one genomic interval encodes:
- a CDS encoding GntR family transcriptional regulator, translating to MTSATTGSTQSLGLSVDRSSPVPLYYQLARQLESAIEHGALGPGSLLGNEIELAGRLGLSRPTVRQAIQSLVDKGLLVRRRGVGTQVVHSQVKRPLELSSLYDDLEAAGQQPTTRVLLSEVRTASDEVAAALGIAEGTEVHLFERLRLTHGQPVAFLSNYVPAGLLDLDTERLESTGLYRMMRNAGITLHSAHQTVGARNANAGEAERLGEPEGAALLTMQRTAYDDTGRAVEYGSHIYRASRYSFDFQLLVRN from the coding sequence GTGACCAGTGCGACCACAGGGAGTACGCAGAGCCTCGGCCTCAGCGTCGACCGGAGCAGCCCGGTGCCGCTGTACTACCAGCTGGCCCGGCAGCTGGAGTCCGCGATCGAGCACGGCGCACTGGGCCCGGGCAGCCTGCTGGGCAACGAGATCGAGCTCGCGGGCCGCCTCGGCCTGTCCCGGCCGACCGTACGGCAGGCCATCCAGTCGCTGGTCGACAAGGGCCTGCTCGTACGCCGCCGGGGCGTGGGAACACAGGTGGTCCACAGCCAGGTCAAGCGGCCGCTGGAGCTGAGCAGCCTGTACGACGACCTGGAGGCGGCCGGGCAGCAGCCCACGACCCGGGTGCTGCTGAGCGAGGTCCGGACCGCCTCCGACGAGGTCGCCGCCGCCCTGGGTATCGCCGAGGGCACCGAGGTGCACCTGTTCGAGCGGTTGCGCCTCACCCACGGCCAGCCGGTGGCGTTCCTGTCGAACTACGTCCCGGCGGGACTGCTGGACCTCGACACCGAACGGCTGGAGTCGACGGGCCTGTACCGGATGATGCGCAACGCCGGCATCACCCTGCACAGCGCCCACCAGACCGTCGGCGCCCGGAACGCGAACGCCGGCGAGGCCGAGCGGCTCGGCGAGCCCGAGGGCGCCGCCCTGCTCACCATGCAGCGCACGGCGTACGACGACACCGGCCGCGCGGTCGAGTACGGCAGCCACATCTACCGTGCCTCGCGCTACTCCTTCGACTTCCAGCTACTCGTCCGCAACTGA
- a CDS encoding Gfo/Idh/MocA family protein translates to MVSALGVAVVGFGWMGRVHTQAYARVPHHFPRLTVRPELITVAEEVPGRAEEAAERYGFAATARDWREVAADPRVQAVSITAPNFLHREIGVAMAEAGKHIWIEKPVGLTAADARAVADAVAEAGVQGAVGFNYRNAPAVAAARELIAAGEIGTVTHVRIRLFSDYAAHPDSALTWRYERERGGSGVLGDLASHGVDLARFLLGDIAALTADTAVFVPERARPTGATAGHTRASGGELGPVENEDYVSCLLRFASGARGVLEACRVSVGEQNNYGFEVHGTKGAVSWDFRRMGELAVSRGDAYQDQAVSTLFVGPGHGEYAAFQPGSANAMGYDDLKVIEAYHFLRSIAEGTPYGTTLDDAVHSATALDAMSRSAESGAWVSL, encoded by the coding sequence ATGGTGAGTGCGCTCGGTGTCGCCGTCGTGGGGTTCGGCTGGATGGGACGGGTGCACACCCAGGCGTACGCCCGCGTGCCGCACCACTTCCCGCGGCTGACCGTACGGCCGGAGCTGATCACCGTCGCCGAAGAGGTCCCGGGGCGTGCGGAGGAGGCGGCTGAGCGGTACGGATTCGCCGCCACCGCCCGCGACTGGCGCGAGGTGGCCGCCGACCCCCGGGTCCAGGCCGTGAGCATCACCGCGCCGAACTTCCTCCACCGGGAGATCGGTGTCGCCATGGCCGAGGCCGGCAAGCACATCTGGATCGAGAAGCCCGTCGGCCTCACCGCCGCCGACGCCCGCGCCGTGGCCGACGCGGTCGCCGAGGCCGGCGTCCAGGGCGCCGTCGGCTTCAACTACCGCAACGCGCCCGCCGTCGCGGCCGCCCGCGAACTGATCGCCGCCGGCGAGATCGGCACCGTCACCCACGTCCGGATCCGCCTCTTCAGCGACTACGCCGCCCACCCCGACTCCGCGCTGACCTGGCGGTACGAGCGCGAGCGCGGCGGCAGCGGGGTCCTCGGCGACCTCGCCTCGCACGGCGTCGACCTCGCCCGCTTCCTCCTCGGCGACATCGCCGCTCTCACCGCCGACACCGCGGTCTTCGTCCCCGAACGGGCCCGCCCCACCGGCGCCACCGCCGGGCACACCCGTGCGAGCGGCGGCGAACTCGGCCCTGTGGAGAACGAGGACTACGTCAGCTGCCTGCTCCGCTTCGCCTCCGGCGCCCGCGGCGTCCTGGAGGCCTGCCGGGTCTCCGTCGGCGAGCAGAACAACTACGGCTTCGAGGTCCACGGCACCAAGGGCGCCGTCTCCTGGGACTTCCGCCGCATGGGCGAACTGGCCGTCAGCAGGGGAGACGCCTACCAGGACCAGGCCGTCAGCACCCTCTTCGTCGGCCCCGGCCACGGCGAGTACGCCGCCTTCCAGCCGGGCTCCGCCAACGCCATGGGCTACGACGACCTCAAGGTCATCGAGGCGTACCACTTCCTCCGCTCCATCGCCGAGGGCACCCCGTACGGCACCACCCTGGACGACGCCGTGCACAGCGCCACCGCACTGGACGCGATGAGCCGCTCGGCGGAGTCCGGGGCGTGGGTGAGCCTCTGA
- a CDS encoding DoxX family protein, with translation MPSPFWTGPERAYAAHLAGRLRNCQRGFFPHESFSPGAVKTIGALEALAAIGLILPAAVDIAPIFVPLAATGLVLIMIGAVIFHARRKENQAILISVVLLALAAVVAWGRFGPYAF, from the coding sequence CTGCCTTCACCCTTTTGGACCGGTCCAGAACGTGCGTACGCGGCTCACCTTGCGGGCCGACTTCGCAACTGTCAAAGGGGATTCTTCCCTCACGAGAGCTTCTCCCCCGGCGCGGTCAAGACCATCGGCGCCCTGGAGGCCCTGGCGGCAATCGGCCTGATCCTGCCGGCCGCCGTGGACATCGCCCCGATATTCGTCCCGCTCGCGGCGACCGGCCTGGTCCTCATCATGATCGGCGCGGTGATCTTCCACGCCCGCCGCAAGGAGAACCAGGCGATCCTCATCAGCGTGGTGCTGCTGGCACTGGCGGCCGTGGTGGCTTGGGGCCGGTTCGGGCCGTACGCCTTCTAG